From Streptomyces sp. SAI-135:
TCCGGCACCGGGACGAAGAAGTACGGCGCCGGGCCGCGCCATTCGATCACCCGGCCGGTGAAGGTGAGCTGCATGAGACCCCGTTCCGACGACGTCAGGACCGTCCGTACCGCGCCGCGACGTCCGTGAGATACCCGCGCAGCAGTATCTTCGCCTCCTCCAGGAGCGCCGCGTCCCCCTTCGTGTCCCGGCGGAAGGCCTCCTGGGCGAGGGCGTCGGCGGCGAGGATCGCGGCATGGCACACGCGGGCGAGGATCTCGTCGTCCTCGGCGAGCCGCAGCGCGAGCAGGACACGGCGGATCCCGTCGGCCATGCGGAGCTTGTGCTCGCGGTCCGCGGCCCGGGTGCGCTCGGTCAGTCCGCTGCCGAACCACAGGGCGCGGAAGCCGTGTTCGGTGCGGTAGATCTCGGCGTACGCGTCGACGAGGACACCCACCGGGTCCTCCCAGTGCTCGACGGCCGCGGCCGCCACGAGCGCGTCCATCGCGGCTTCCAGTTTCGCGAAGTAGCCGGCCGCCAGCGCCTCGATGATCGCCCCGCGGTCGGGCAGGTACTGGTAGAGCGAGCCGACCGACACCCGGGCCTCGGAGGCGATCCGGGTCGTGGTGAGCGACTCCACGCCCTCCTCCACCAGGATGCGCTCCGCGGCTTCCAGCACCCTGGCCAACCGGGCCCGGCTGCGTGCCTGTTGGGGAGTGCGGCGCAGGGAGGCGATCCATGCGGCCGGGTCGGCGTCCGGGGCGGACTCAGCCACGGCACGACCTCCGCTCATCCACGTGACGATCCCACGCGACAACCTCCGAACGTGAACGTGACTTTGTTTCAGGTTTAGGTTAGCGTCGCGCGCATGACCGACTCAAGCCCGGCGCTGAGCGAGGAGCGGGCCGCCGTGGCGGACGCCTGCCGCCGTCTGGGGGCCGAGGGACTGCTCATCGGCACGGCGGGAAACGTCAGCGTCCGCGTCGAGGACCGGGTGGCTATCACCGCGACCGGCGCGATCCTGGCCGAGCTCACCCCGGACCAGGTGACCGTCGTCGACCTCGACGGGGAGATCGTGACCGGCAGCCTCCTGCCGACCTCGGAACTCGACCTCCACCTCGGCGTCTACCGCCGCTACGGCACCACCGCGGTCGTGCACACCCACGCCCCGATGGCCACCGCCCTCTCCCTCGTCCTCGACGAACTGCCCTGCGTCCACTACCAGTTGCTGGCTCTCGGCGGCACCGTCCGGGTCGCCCCCTACGCCACCTTCGGCACCCCGGACCTCGCGGAGTCGGTCCTCACCGCACTGGAGGGCCGGGGCGCCGCCCTGATGGCCAACCACGGGGCCGTCACCCACGCCCCGACCCTCGACAAGGCGGTCGAGCACGCACTGCTCCTGGAGTGGGCCTGCGGTGTCTACCAGCGCGCGGCCGCCCTCGGCACCCCGCGCGCCCTCGACGAACAGCAGCAGATCGCGGTGATCGAGGCCGCCCTCGCCCGCAACTACGGCACCACGCAATCCGCTCAGGAGGGAACCCGATGAAGGCGCAGAACGTCGTCACCATGGGCGTGCACGTGCTGGACGTCCTGGTCCGGCCGGTCGAGGAGATACCGGAGGGTCAGGGCGCGACCCTGGTCGAGGACATCCGCATGACCGCCGCCGGCACGGCCGCGGGCACCGCCCTCACCCTCGCCAAGCTGGGCGCCTCGGTGCGCACCGCGGGAGCAATCGGCACGGACCCGACGGGCGACCTGCTCACGCAGCTCCTCGACCGGGCGGGGATCGACACCTCGCTGCTCGTCCGCCGTATCGACACCTCCACCTCCGCGACCGTGCTGCCCATCCGCCCCAACGGCGACCGCCCCACCCTCCACCTGCTCGGCGCCAACATCACCTACGGTCTCGACGACGTGCCCTGGGACGCGGTCGCCGAGGCGAGCCACCTGCACCTCGGCGGCCCCGAGCTGATCGGTGCCGACGTCGCCGCCCGCATCCTGGCGCACGCCAAGGAGCACGGTGTCGTCACCTCCGTGGACCTCCTCGCCCCGGGCGAGCTCGGCACCTTCGACCAGATCGAACCGCTGCTCCCGTACGTCGACTTCCTGCTCCCCAACGAGGACCAGGTCCTCGGCTTCAGCGAGGAACAGGACGTCGTCACCGGCGCGAAGAAGTTCCTGGCCGGCGGCGTGGGCCTGGTCGCGGTCACCCGGGGCGGCGACGGCGCCCTCCTGGTCACCGCCGAAGGCACGGAGACGGTCCCCGCCTTCGAGGTCGAGGTCGTCGACACCACCGGCTGCGGCGACGCCTTCTCGGCGGGCTTCCTGCGCGGGATGAGCCTGGACCGCACGCCACGCGAGGCGGCGGTCCTGGGCTGCGCCGCGGCGGCACTGGTGGCACAGGGCCTGGGCAGCGACCACGGCGACTTCGACCTGGCGGAGGCCGACGAGTTCTCCATGACCGCCAAGACCCGCGCATAAGCCGCAGCCAAAGCTTGCGAAGGGCCAGGGAGCGCGGAATGGGCGCGGGGCGGCCGGTGTTGCGGCAGCATCGGGTCCGTACCCCGCCACCGCACTCCTGGGAGTTCCCATGCCCCGCTCCGAAGCCCGCGTCGCCACCGACCGGCCGCACCGCTACGCCAAGCAGCTCGCCTCGCACCTCGGGCGCCGCAGCGAGACCACCTGGGACGAGGAGAGCGGTGAGGGCAGCCTGCTCTTCCAGAACGGGGGCAAGGGCTCCCTCACCGCCACCGAGGGCGCGCTGCTGCTGACGCTGGAGACGGAGTCCGAGCACCTCGATCTCCTGGAGGGCGTCGTCGGCAGCCACCTGGTCCGCTTCGGCAGCAAGGACGAACTCGTCGTCGAGTGGACCCGGGACGACGGCGTGCCCGGTACCGCCCAGCGCAAGGAGACCGACTGACCGGGGGCGGCCGGGGGACTCAGATCGCGCAGCCCACGTGCGCCAGCGCCTGCTTGAGCAGCACCCCGTGACCGCCGGGCATCTCGCTCGCCACCGCCGGTGACAGTGCCTCCTGCGGGCTGAACCACACCAGGTCCAGAGCGTCCTGCCGGGGCCGGCAGTCGCCGGTCACCGGGACGACGTAGGCCAGGGAGACCGCGTGCTGGCGCGGGTCGTGGTACGGCGTGATGCCCTGCGTGGGGAAGTACTCCGCCACCGTGAACGGCTGGAGCGAGGACGGGATCCGGGGCATGCGCCACCGGTCCCAGGTCCTTCTCCAGGTGCCGCAGCAGGGCGTCCCGGACCCGCTCGTGGTGCAGGACGCGGCCGGAGACGAGAGTCCGGCTGACCGTTCCGTCGAGTCCGATGCGCAGCAGCAGGCCGACGCTGGTGACTTCGCCGCTGTCGTCGACGCGCACGGGCACGGCCTCGACGTACAGGATGGGCATCCGGGCGCGCGCCTGCTCGAGATCGTCGGCGCTCAGCCAGCCGGGCGTGGTTTCGGTCAAGTCAGACATTGCTAGATCATACTTTCCGGGGACGGCGGGTGCTGAGTCGCGCTCGCCTGGTGGGACGGGGACGGGCGGGAAGTCCGTAGAGGCGGCGGGCGTTGTCCCCGCTCGTCCAGGCCGCGACGCGCAACGCGTCCGGCAGGCTCAGCTCGTCGGCGTCCACCCGCTCCTGGAGCAGCCCGGCGAGGCCCTGCCGGAAGGACAGCGCGCCGAGCAGATGGAATTCGGCCACTCCGTAGGCGTCGGAGCTGTACAGCAGCTTGCGGAACGGTGTGATCTCCAGCGCCTCCGCCAGGATCGCCCGGGACCGCGCGGGGCCGACGTGGTGCAGGGTCAGGCCCACGTCCAGGTACACCTGCTCGAACACCGCGGCCAGATAGGCGGCCTGCCGCTGGTAGGGCCAGCAGTGCAGCAGCAGAACCGGGATCGTGCCCGCGGTCAGGTGCAGCCAGTCCGTGAGGTGGGTGGGATCCACCCGGTGCATCCGAATGTCGCTGTCGCCGAACCCGGTGTGCAGCTGGAGCGGCAGCCCCAGGTCCACGGCGGTCCACAGCAGATGCCGTACCAGAACGGGATCGGCCAGCCGTCCGCCCCGGGCGAGCCAGTCGGCGGCGGCCCGGGCGGCCTCCGCGTCCGAGGGGCGCGCCGGGTCCAGGTCGAAGCCGGTGCGGTAGGCGGCGACCGACTTCACGGCCACCACGTCCGGACGCCCCACGGCCTCCAGGGCGGCCGCCCGGAACGCGTCGGCGTACGCGTCCGGTTCCACGCCCCGCGCGGCCACGGCCTCCGCGACACTCTCCAGCCGTACGACCTCGTAGGCCGTCCCGCCCGCGATCGCGGCCAGCTCCCGGGGCGAGGTGATGCGGTCCGTCGTGTACCCGGTGTCGACGCAGAACACCTCCGTGCCCGCGGCGGTCAGGAAGCGGCGGTTGACCTCCTGCGGGCCGAGTTCGGCACGGCG
This genomic window contains:
- a CDS encoding TetR/AcrR family transcriptional regulator, which produces MAESAPDADPAAWIASLRRTPQQARSRARLARVLEAAERILVEEGVESLTTTRIASEARVSVGSLYQYLPDRGAIIEALAAGYFAKLEAAMDALVAAAAVEHWEDPVGVLVDAYAEIYRTEHGFRALWFGSGLTERTRAADREHKLRMADGIRRVLLALRLAEDDEILARVCHAAILAADALAQEAFRRDTKGDAALLEEAKILLRGYLTDVAARYGRS
- a CDS encoding class II aldolase/adducin family protein produces the protein MTDSSPALSEERAAVADACRRLGAEGLLIGTAGNVSVRVEDRVAITATGAILAELTPDQVTVVDLDGEIVTGSLLPTSELDLHLGVYRRYGTTAVVHTHAPMATALSLVLDELPCVHYQLLALGGTVRVAPYATFGTPDLAESVLTALEGRGAALMANHGAVTHAPTLDKAVEHALLLEWACGVYQRAAALGTPRALDEQQQIAVIEAALARNYGTTQSAQEGTR
- a CDS encoding carbohydrate kinase family protein, whose translation is MKAQNVVTMGVHVLDVLVRPVEEIPEGQGATLVEDIRMTAAGTAAGTALTLAKLGASVRTAGAIGTDPTGDLLTQLLDRAGIDTSLLVRRIDTSTSATVLPIRPNGDRPTLHLLGANITYGLDDVPWDAVAEASHLHLGGPELIGADVAARILAHAKEHGVVTSVDLLAPGELGTFDQIEPLLPYVDFLLPNEDQVLGFSEEQDVVTGAKKFLAGGVGLVAVTRGGDGALLVTAEGTETVPAFEVEVVDTTGCGDAFSAGFLRGMSLDRTPREAAVLGCAAAALVAQGLGSDHGDFDLAEADEFSMTAKTRA
- a CDS encoding DUF2218 domain-containing protein, whose amino-acid sequence is MPRSEARVATDRPHRYAKQLASHLGRRSETTWDEESGEGSLLFQNGGKGSLTATEGALLLTLETESEHLDLLEGVVGSHLVRFGSKDELVVEWTRDDGVPGTAQRKETD
- a CDS encoding amidohydrolase family protein — its product is MGGPVHEALVAARLVDHHCHGVVGDALDRAGFESLLTEGSAWPGISPFDSPVGVAVRRHCAPLLDLPRHAPPEVYVARRAELGPQEVNRRFLTAAGTEVFCVDTGYTTDRITSPRELAAIAGGTAYEVVRLESVAEAVAARGVEPDAYADAFRAAALEAVGRPDVVAVKSVAAYRTGFDLDPARPSDAEAARAAADWLARGGRLADPVLVRHLLWTAVDLGLPLQLHTGFGDSDIRMHRVDPTHLTDWLHLTAGTIPVLLLHCWPYQRQAAYLAAVFEQVYLDVGLTLHHVGPARSRAILAEALEITPFRKLLYSSDAYGVAEFHLLGALSFRQGLAGLLQERVDADELSLPDALRVAAWTSGDNARRLYGLPARPRPTRRARLSTRRPRKV